A genomic region of Helicoverpa armigera isolate CAAS_96S chromosome 31, ASM3070526v1, whole genome shotgun sequence contains the following coding sequences:
- the LOC110382860 gene encoding uncharacterized protein LOC110382860, giving the protein MENLTVLSFRKSEDIKRLARHFQNVVNHPTTQQSKVLHTYLRNLDATHKKIYLQKRDYVEVEYIFTTEKKSNLQRQRFNSLPVSEVPELLKAELFTTEDAKQVHICTNCNIEIELNDDEPLMESLQKHFSSDAHLPKLKRDSIDVAEPIILPNMSRRLSAMGETPLPKIKELSITKPVERLERNFSAKLNSALMKHLPDASEASVDAALKFYQELYDKLCSDVSAIDFSTQTSSVAPIIMSIKDNVYQNFAADANKNIDNDENEQTAEKPKNQVKKYRYYGPIEALIVKLLVNHKLLSLIDDRTGKLAFFCIACEYYTLRFHYDSVLNHVFSESHIHNLSCILQSDKSISFSMTEPSIEKIKEMNEKFLLSHDITFTPTGLQCRLCNTAIDSVEASILHILDERHLAKLSDELYVRMKESDPDRSIPEEWGPKDLNWTKYLASVGKPHNSRDHVIIENFIKPSGKIGNYCTCCDMTLKGPRQVLFNHIRQKKHLRNAAPRKLAMLYKNHCRPSEYFASFGNFYVCSICPDFVAVPSISAMVEHFEGASHFETMSKLIRSALYSEVDKELLAANKVTAEKCEVCGVTFQDCNEAVKHILSSIDHQTAVAEAKINANKGDIISVYMKGNHILHSEGSTFTCVGCKGVFNSIRSLLTHLVYAGHFKEKPAVESVFRFYLELKHNINMLARNKYVYYQFGRLKCGVCDADVEEGETAKKHVVSTRHRENMGASYVSLDTSALE; this is encoded by the coding sequence ATGGAAAATCTCACTGTGCTGTCCTTTCGGAAGTCGGAAGACATCAAGCGTCTCGCGAGGCACTTCCAGAACGTCGTCAACCACCCGACAACGCAACAAAGCAAAGTCCTTCACACTTACCTAAGAAACCTAGACGCAACGcacaaaaagatttatttacagaaacGAGATTATGTCGAAGTCGAATATATATTTACGACTGAGAAGAAGAGTAATCTGCAACGGCAGAGGTTTAACAGTCTACCTGTTAGCGAAGTTCCTGAATTGTTGAAAGCTGAACTATTTACTACTGAGGATGCTAAACAGGTGCATATTTGCACCAACTGTAATATTGAGATAGAACTGAATGACGACGAGCCCCTCATGGAGTCGCTGCAGAAGCATTTCAGCTCCGACGCTCACCTGCCGAAGCTGAAGCGAGACAGCATTGACGTGGCCGAACCTATCATTCTGCCGAATATGTCTCGACGCCTCTCCGCCATGGGAGAAACTCCTCTGCCCAAAATTAAAGAGTTGAGCATCACTAAGCCAGTCGAGAGATTAGAACGTAACTTCTCGGCTAAGCTCAACTCTGCATTGATGAAGCATCTCCCTGACGCTTCGGAGGCAAGCGTCGACGCAGCACTCAAATTCTACCAAGAATTGTATGACAAGTTATGCTCCGATGTCTCCGCTATAGACTTCTCTACACAAACGTCTTCTGTAGCTCCTATTATAATGAGCATTAAGGATAATGTTTACCAGAACTTCGCCGCGGACGCGAACAAGAATATTGATAACGATGAAAACGAACAAACGGCTGAAAAACCGAAGAACCAAGTTAAGAAATACCGTTATTACGGTCCTATTGAAGCTCTGATTGTCAAGTTGCTTGTCAATCACAAGTTGCTGTCATTGATCGATGACAGAACTGGCAAGTTAGCATTCTTTTGTATTGCTTGCGAGTATTATACTCTACGATTCCATTATGATAGTGTATTGAACCATGTGTTCAGTGAATCCCATATTCACAACCTCTCCTGTATCCTGCAATCCGATAAAAGCATTTCCTTCTCAATGACTGAACCTTCTATCGAGAAGATCAAGGAGATGAACGAGAAGTTCCTCCTGAGCCACGACATCACCTTCACCCCCACCGGACTGCAGTGTCGCCTGTGCAACACGGCCATCGACTCCGTCGAGGCGTCCATCCTGCACATCCTGGACGAGAGACATCTCGCCAAGCTGTCGGACGAGCTGTACGTGCGCATGAAGGAGTCCGACCCCGACCGCTCCATCCCCGAGGAGTGGGGCCCCAAAGACTTGAACTGGACTAAGTACTTAGCTAGCGTCGGGAAACCGCATAATAGCCGTGACCATGTCATAATAGAAAACTTTATCAAGCCATCTGGCAAGATTGGCAACTACTGTACCTGCTGCGATATGACTTTGAAAGGTCCTAGACAGGTCCTTTTCAACCATATTCGTCAGAAAAAGCATCTGAGGAACGCAGCCCCTCGGAAACTTGCCATGCTCTACAAGAACCATTGCCGTCCTTCCGAATACTTTGCTAGTTTCGGCAACTTTTATGTTTGCTCTATTTGCCCGGACTTCGTGGCTGTCCCATCTATTTCGGCGATGGTTGAGCATTTTGAGGGCGCGTCCCACTTCGAGACGATGTCTAAACTGATCCGCTCCGCTTTATATAGCGAAGTTGATAAAGAACTGTTGGCTGCGAACAAAGTGACTGCAGAGAAATGCGAAGTCTGTGGGGTGACCTTCCAAGATTGTAACGAAGCAGTGAAGCATATTTTGAGCAGCATTGACCACCAGACCGCTGTAGCTGAGGCTAAAATCAACGCGAACAAGGGAGACATCATCAGCGTGTATATGAAAGGGAACCATATTTTGCACAGCGAAGGGTCTACTTTCACTTGCGTTGGGTGCAAAGGAGTTTTTAACTCTATCCGTTCGCTGCTTACACATTTAGTGTACGCGGGGCATTTTAAGGAGAAGCCGGCTGTTGAAAGCGTCTTCCGATTTTACTTGGAGTTGAAACATAACATCAATATGTTGGCTAGGAACAAGTATGTGTATTACCAGTTCGGCAGACTGAAGTGTGGGGTTTGTGACGCGGATGTGGAGGAAGGGGAGACTGCGAAGAAGCATGTGGTGTCTACACGTCATAGAGAAAACATGGGGGCCAGTTATGTTAGTTTAGATACTTCTGCTCTTGAATGA